In the genome of Lytechinus pictus isolate F3 Inbred unplaced genomic scaffold, Lp3.0 scaffold_29, whole genome shotgun sequence, one region contains:
- the LOC135158089 gene encoding alpha-(1,3)-fucosyltransferase 7-like, producing MEQTTRNTFIFLNFIFFLFACYIQANFLSTPNYLFRDITRKEIRPPYQQFNRTVFFESENKTRCYRQVQVWRGSSTPQKLIKAECPELTCGINLVKDTSYETMVNSDAIIFYHLSSWNWVELQRRRPMNQAWIFYSRESPPLTGRYAVPPNKLDRIYNFTMTYRLSSTIPISYGVYHSGIGQISSDDNRNWAEGKTGLIAWVSSKCRGRGRQSWRRLEFVETLAKHISVDTYGYCGNKVCKRRSDFCRSVLRNHKFYLALENHECRDYITEKFWKNALLHESVPIVYGAPRKDYERVAPPNSFIHLQDFKNFSDLVYYINLLNSNDTLYNMYFEWKKKGSIQCTGNETVVLKSPFLCKVVSILLDQHLLTSNSKEGRKKHPSIHEYWTTSCMTPTGFPRDF from the coding sequence ATGGAGCAAACGACAAGAAATACGTTCATATTTCTgaacttcatttttttcctttttgcttGCTATATTCAAGCAAACTTTCTATCAACTCCCAACTATTTGTTTCGAGATATTACTAGGAAAGAGATCAGGCCACCTTATCAGCAATTCAACAGGACAGTTTTTTTCGAATCTGAAAACAAAACACGGTGTTACCGGCAGGTACAGGTATGGCGTGGGAGCAGCACACCGCAAAAATTGATAAAGGCTGAATGTCCAGAGCTAACCTGCGGGATAAATTTAGTAAAGGATACAAGTTATGAAACTATGGTAAATAGTGATGCCATCATTTTTTATCATCTCTCTTCATGGAACTGGGTAGAATTACAGAGGCGGCGACCAATGAATCAAGCTTGGATTTTTTATTCCAGAGAAAGTCCTCCATTGACTGGCAGATATGCAGTACCCCCCAATAAGCTTGATCGTATATACAATTTTACAATGACATACAGGCTGTCATCAACCATACCGATATCATATGGGGTATACCATAGCGGCATTGGGCAGATATCTTCTGATGACAATCGAAATTGGGCCGAGGGAAAAACTGGATTAATAGCTTGGGTTTCATCGAAATGCCGTGGACGCGGACGGCAGTCTTGGCGGCGACTTGAATTTGTAGAAACACTTGCAAAGCACATTAGCGTCGACACTTATGGATATTGTGGAAACAAAGTGTGCAAAAGAAGGTCGGACTTTTGCCGGAGTGTATTAAGGAATCACAAATTTTACCTCGCACTGGAAAACCATGAATGCAGAGACTATATCACGGAGAAGTTCTGGAAAAACGCTCTCCTTCACGAAAGTGTACCCATCGTCTATGGCGCTCCACGGAAAGATTACGAACGCGTTGCCCCGCCCAATTCGTTTATACATCTACAGgattttaaaaatttcagcGACCTAGTTTACTACATAAACCTATTGAATTCGAACGATACCCTATATAATATGTATTTTGAATGGAAGAAGAAAGGATCAATACAATGTACAGGGAATGAAACAGTTGTTCTCAAATCTCCTTTTTTGTGTAAAGTGGTTTCCATACTTTTAGACCAGCATTTGCTTACGTCAAACAgcaaagaaggaaggaaaaagcACCCATCAATACATGAATATTGGACAACCTCCTGCATGACACCAACAGGCTTTCCTCGTGACTTTTGA
- the LOC129284191 gene encoding uncharacterized protein LOC129284191, whose protein sequence is MPPQNDPGPSHPCVKPKTHKPAYTKLELSYLYIPADNTSTSSGVKITAGEPIFVNPNSHSSVIKVLREIGHQTNITKYVKGGCREWVAITCDGLPFSIAQRVLKETYTCPTCHTAIFTRKNYISHVKDHEEYADMSEDDLPFDFEFDWTILRIGHGHFEMNMVRSFFKLNWDVCIKELAKCMDFCSENAQKYAKSGGDHHKAWELLQILYLGCIDELILPCVRECLQKDLVSTPDGFLRWTRDIKNHRYQYLQEQMLTYASAIIHLRRGIRQNDMALVLAGRVKYAPIFHSRNHPKYQQIELTELSNFLTAPTALQDFLKTYQAISTSVDPERCEDMDFVLEAINKKSKSWAPRGVPTHQEWQKIFRNLQKFDELRSAVFSRMRRYDPDAEKRYKSSHIARDEEVTAWRTCLRGSNFLDNPFTSDAPFTSVSAEKLDPELVHLTNQAVKRRRYFARKMFGVAQEDDSAEPSQVFVTEAERAQHNDIRNQRKETIATRVLTAINALDDAGIKTLLLAEWEMSVKNKKREDYISFFFRVEEEVAHPG, encoded by the exons ATGCCTCCACAAAATGATCCTGGCCCATCCCACCCATGTGTCAAACCGAAAACCCACAAGCCTGCCTACACCAAACTTGAGTTATCCTACCTTTACATTCCTGCAGATAATACTTCAACAAGTTCTGGTGTCAAGATCACTGCTGGAGAGCCAATCTTCGTCAACCCCAACTCTCATAGCAGTGTTATTAAAGTCTTACGTGAAATAGGCCACCAAACCAACATCACAAAGTATGTCAAGGGGGGATGCCGTGAGTGGGTGGCTATCACATGCGATGGTTTGCCATTTAGTATAGCACAGAGGGTATTGAAGGAGACATACACATGCCCTACTTGCCACACAGCCATCTTCACAAGAAAGAACTACATATCCCACGTGAAGGATCATGAGGAATACGCCGACATGAGCGAGGATGATTTACCTTTCGACTTTGAGTTTGATTGGACGATCCTTCGAATTGGCCATGGTCATTTCGAAATGAATATGGTTAGATCCTTCTTCAAGCTCAACTGGGATGTGTGCATTAAAGAGTTGGCCAAGTGCATGGATTTTTGCTCTGAAAATGCACAGAAATATGCAAAGTCGGGAGGAGATCACCACAAGGCGTGGGAACTTCTTCAAATCCTCTACCTAGGATGTATTGATGAATTGATCCTTCCCTGCGTTAGGGAGTGCCTTCAGAAAGACCTGGTCTCCACTCCTGATGGTTTTCTGCGATGGACCCGTGACATCAAGAATCATCGCTACCAATACCTCCAGGAGCAGATGCTAACCTATGCATCAGCAATCATCCATCTCCGACGTGGAATTCGACAGAATGACATGGCCCTTGTGTTAGCTG gGAGAGTGAAGTATGCCCCAATTTTCCACAGCAGAAATCACCCAAAATACCAACAGATTGAGCTAACTGAATTGTCTAATTTCCTGACTGCACCCACCGCACTTCAAGACTTCCTCAAGACTTATCAGGCCATCTCAACCTCGGTAGATCCAGAGCGATGTGAAGATATGGACTTCGTACTCGAGGCTATCAACAAGAAGAGCAAGTCCTGGGCACCCAGAGGAGTACCCACTCACCAGGAATGGCAAAAGATTTTTAGAAATCTGCAGAAATTTGATGAG CTGCGTTCAGCAGTCTTCAGTCGAATGCGTAGATATGACCCAGATGCTGAGAAAAGGTACAAAAGTTCACACATTGCCCGTGATGAGGAAGTAACAGCTTGGAGGACCTGTCTCAGAGGGAGTAATTTTCTTGATAATCCATTCACTTCTGATGCTCCTTTCACTTCAGTTAGTGCTGAGAAGCTGGATCCTGAACTTGTACATCTCACCAATCAAGCTGTGAAGAGAAGGAGATACTTTGCAAGAAAAATGTTTGGAGTTGCTCAAGAAGACGACAGTGCAGAACCCAGTCAAGTGTTTGTCACAGAGGCAGAACGAGCTCAGCACAATGATATTAGAAATCAAAGGAAGGAGACGATTGCGACTCGTGTTCTCACAGCGATCAATGCACTGGATGATGCTGGCATCAAAACCCTTCTGCTTGCCGAATGGGAAATGTCTGTCAAAAATAAGAAGAGGGAGGATTATATCTCTTTCTTCTTTCGAGTTGAAGAAGAggttgcacatcctg GATGA